In Phalacrocorax carbo chromosome 17, bPhaCar2.1, whole genome shotgun sequence, the genomic window GGTAGCTCCAGACTGGGAGGTTTTTCACTTAGTACTGAGCTCTGATCAGCAGACCTGTCTTGGCTTTCACATAGTCTCAGTGAGTCTGAACGCTGGCCTGACGCACAAGACAGCACTGTGCCCTGCAGTGAGCCCTCCACACTTGTCCCACCTTCAGGTGCATATGCACTGCATGCGGAGTCCCCCATAACCAAAGGGGACTTCGCCAGTGACCCTCCATGGTTTTCCAGAGAAGTCCAATGAGCTCCCTGGGATTCACAGCGTACACGGTCCTTCACCCGACAGTCTTTTGTGCCTCCCTGAACACGGCCAGATGAACGGCCACATGCTAAACAGCTGGAATCAGTCGCGCTCCCCTCCTGTTCCTCTGCCTGCGGGGATGCCAGTGTGGCAGCATCACACTTCACCACGACGTTCACACTGGCTGCTGTAGCTTCCGCCGCAAGCATCTCATCAGAGGAACCACCGCTTGCCACCTCCACAGGGGTCTCAGCTCGGCTGGCAGCAACCTCAGTGGACACACCACCCACAGCACCAGACAGCACTTCCTCACCTGCTGCCAAGATGACCTTGGAAACaacctgcagtgctgcttgctCAACTGGGTCAGCTTCTTCCTTGTCCAAAGTCACCCCTGCAATCTTCTCTCTTCCAAATTCATCTCCTTTTGGCTGTGTGTCCTCATCCTCCTGACACACAGGTACAATACTTGCAGTTGACTCAGACAGCTCTTCTTCCCCCGACTGCTCCGAACAGGCAGGCTCCAAGTCGCCCAGTAACAACACGCTCACTGCGGAATCAGTGCAACTGGGTACAACTTCATTACTGAGAAAGGCTTGTGTGGTGTTGGCTCCCTTCTCCAGTCCCAGGCAAACAGCTGTCACAGAGTCAGTACCTGGGAGCACAACTTCTGGCATTTGGCTTTCCTTCGGGGGCTTAAGTGAAGACTCATCCAACTGCTCTGCATCACTGGTCTCCGTGATTCCCAAAGACTTTTGCGTCAGTGTCACTGATGCCAATGGCCACTGATCTTGGTTTGCACGAGAGCTTGACTCCTGCGTAAGGCTcgctgcagcactgctgtgacACTCTGCACTCTTGGAAATCAGATGGAGAGAAGCACAAGCAGGGACAACGCTTTCGTCTTGAGATCCTATTGTTTCCAGTTTTCCACTGTCGTCCTCAAGGGTGCTAGCCTGAATTGTCAGTACTGACAGATCTGGACGGTCCTGTGAGAGATCTAGCCTCTCATGAGTTTTACACAGAAGAGAGGGCGTCATCGACCCTGCTGACAGCAGCGGGGTCGAGGTTTCATTCTCTGGGCATTCCTCTTCTGATGAGAGAGGCAGTCTTCGAGGAACACATGTTTCTGTTTTGGGTGATGAATCACCCTCTGGCACTTCCTCCTGCCATTGCTCTTCAATGGCTATTGCTTCTTTGTTGTGATGGCTTGCATGCTTTTTTCTGTAGGAATAGATCCACCAGCAGCCAAGAAGTGCCAGTGCTCCAGGTATGATGTATGGGATGACACCACAGAAGCGTGAAGCCATTTTACGGAGCCTCAGCAGTTTTATctggaaggagaaacagaagcCATGTTAAAACAGTCACAGGGAAAGGGAACAGGAAGGCTAAAGCTTCATAAATGCCCTGAGGTATTTCTATTAGCATGAATAGGcatgctttccagccactctgaAATTCACACCTCTGCTCCACCAGGAGACCACAGAACAAGATCCTTACCTAAGCCGGGGGATATCTGGGCATGTCTCACCACTTTACTCATCAATTTCACCTCCCCTCACCTCTGCACTTAAAGCAATttcacctccttcctcctgtcTCACCTTTGCAGGTCAGGACTACCCACAAGGAGAGCATCCAGCGCTGCAAGTTTCTCCAGCATCAGGCTGGGTTCACAACACAGCTCTACCACAAGTAGTCCAAGACAGACTTGGTGCACTGCAGGTCtccccagctctctgctggagagGCAGCATCACGCTCAGTTTCATAGGTTGACAACACACACTTCTCTAAAACATAACTCACTGAATGTGAAGGGCTTTGCAAACCACCTcacccacagcactgcaggaggCTGCCTGTGCAGGCACACGACTCAAGCCTGCGGCTAAGTAGGAGCTAAACAGCCACACGCAGGCAGCTACTTCATTTACTTTTACATGCACAGCGTCAGAATTCTGAAACAAAGAGCAACTACAGCCTGATGAAGCAAGTGTCTCCCAATAAAGAGACATCCCTCTGGAAAATTTTGCAGTGGTGAAGATGGGAAATAAACACCCTTATCCTACGTAGCGGTATTTCTCTAGCAAAAGCAGCCTGAGTAGAGGGACTTCTGCTTAGGAACCCAGCTCCAGAGTTTGTTATAGCTCTAAATTTACTACATTGACAGCCGCTACTCCAAGTTTCAAGAGTTGAAAGCTGTCTCTTTTACTCTGGCAAGTGTGTGAACCTTTGCCTGCCTGGACACTGCGGAGAATCATGTCCCAGTCATGCTCCTCCAATTACAAGCCTCACCTgggttcacagaatcacagactggtagggattggaagggacctctggagatcatcccgtcccatcccctgctggagcaggctcagccagagcagggggcacaggaccgtgtccaggcagggtgtgaatgtctccagggaagggaccccacagcctctctgggcagcctgtgcccctgctctggcacccgcacagcaaaggagtttttctctcatgtttagctggaacttgcAGTGATTcagcttgtgcctgttgccccttgtgctgtcactgggcaccactgaaaagagtctagacccatcctcctgacacccaccctttggATATtgataggtattgatgaaatcccccctcatccttctcttctccaggctgaacaaacccaggtctctcagcctttcctcataagggagatgctccagtcccctgatcatcttggtagctctcccctggacttgctcaagggGTAGCAGGGTTAtacaaggaaaggctgacatgcctttcctttttcttaaggAAAGTCGACAGCTGGAACACAAAGCTAAACAGTTACCCACATCCCCAAAACAGCCTTGCTGCAAAGCACTTACAGTTCATATTTTCCACTGAGCAGGAATGAAAGCAAAACTCCACATGCCTGACAATGCCTACACACAACAGACTTCTCCAAACAGACCTCAAGACCTTTGTCAATgagcaacaaaaataaagatttttttcaggtgaTAGGAAAGTCCTAGAAACAGGAACCACCCACT contains:
- the AKAP1 gene encoding A-kinase anchor protein 1, mitochondrial isoform X2 is translated as MASRFCGVIPYIIPGALALLGCWWIYSYRKKHASHHNKEAIAIEEQWQEEVPEGDSSPKTETCVPRRLPLSSEEECPENETSTPLLSAGSMTPSLLCKTHERLDLSQDRPDLSVLTIQASTLEDDSGKLETIGSQDESVVPACASLHLISKSAECHSSAAASLTQESSSRANQDQWPLASVTLTQKSLGITETSDAEQLDESSLKPPKESQMPEVVLPGTDSVTAVCLGLEKGANTTQAFLSNEVVPSCTDSAVSVLLLGDLEPACSEQSGEEELSESTASIVPVCQEDEDTQPKGDEFGREKIAGVTLDKEEADPVEQAALQVVSKVILAAGEEVLSGAVGGVSTEVAASRAETPVEVASGGSSDEMLAAEATAASVNVVVKCDAATLASPQAEEQEGSATDSSCLACGRSSGRVQGGTKDCRVKDRVRCESQGAHWTSLENHGGSLAKSPLVMGDSACSAYAPEGGTSVEGSLQGTVLSCASGQRSDSLRLCESQDRSADQSSVLSEKPPSLELPEDKVPYSNGILKEGGPDLHHECSQLAGVDGDHAGGSAINSVGFVDSGCAMRKTVSRQNSKLGGHARKSDYVIWEIEVPKDLVGRLIGKQGKFMSSLRQASGAKVYVSTLPYYCDSQVCHIEGSSHQVEKVLSLIGKKFKELCLTNIYAVPPPTPLTLHSLLMTAWLFLPDGVTVEVVVAHQVDAGHLFLQQHTHPTFHVLRSLDQQMYACYSQPGIPTLPTPVEAGIICAAPGVDGAWLRAQVVSYFEETNEVELRYVDYGGYDKVKIDTLRQIRSDFLSLPFQGAEVLLDNVVPLPDEDHFSSEADAAVSELTRGAVLVAQVTNYDNATGLPLIQLWNLMGDEVVSVNRTLVERGFAQWLDY
- the AKAP1 gene encoding A-kinase anchor protein 1, mitochondrial isoform X1, translated to MVQLLVREIKLLRLRKMASRFCGVIPYIIPGALALLGCWWIYSYRKKHASHHNKEAIAIEEQWQEEVPEGDSSPKTETCVPRRLPLSSEEECPENETSTPLLSAGSMTPSLLCKTHERLDLSQDRPDLSVLTIQASTLEDDSGKLETIGSQDESVVPACASLHLISKSAECHSSAAASLTQESSSRANQDQWPLASVTLTQKSLGITETSDAEQLDESSLKPPKESQMPEVVLPGTDSVTAVCLGLEKGANTTQAFLSNEVVPSCTDSAVSVLLLGDLEPACSEQSGEEELSESTASIVPVCQEDEDTQPKGDEFGREKIAGVTLDKEEADPVEQAALQVVSKVILAAGEEVLSGAVGGVSTEVAASRAETPVEVASGGSSDEMLAAEATAASVNVVVKCDAATLASPQAEEQEGSATDSSCLACGRSSGRVQGGTKDCRVKDRVRCESQGAHWTSLENHGGSLAKSPLVMGDSACSAYAPEGGTSVEGSLQGTVLSCASGQRSDSLRLCESQDRSADQSSVLSEKPPSLELPEDKVPYSNGILKEGGPDLHHECSQLAGVDGDHAGGSAINSVGFVDSGCAMRKTVSRQNSKLGGHARKSDYVIWEIEVPKDLVGRLIGKQGKFMSSLRQASGAKVYVSTLPYYCDSQVCHIEGSSHQVEKVLSLIGKKFKELCLTNIYAVPPPTPLTLHSLLMTAWLFLPDGVTVEVVVAHQVDAGHLFLQQHTHPTFHVLRSLDQQMYACYSQPGIPTLPTPVEAGIICAAPGVDGAWLRAQVVSYFEETNEVELRYVDYGGYDKVKIDTLRQIRSDFLSLPFQGAEVLLDNVVPLPDEDHFSSEADAAVSELTRGAVLVAQVTNYDNATGLPLIQLWNLMGDEVVSVNRTLVERGFAQWLDY